A stretch of Deinococcus aerius DNA encodes these proteins:
- a CDS encoding substrate-binding domain-containing protein, giving the protein MTGLLYANVMAELLEDVRRGQLRAGSRVPGELELARRFSVSRITTRRALDLLARAGIVERARGRGTFVSATLPDLDRVRADLGLAAPGSVVGASTLGLLLPDFAEAYGLDLVRGVEAACTSRGHSLLLRRTYGERGAEEAGVSALMRAGAQALIVFPVHGEHYNPVLLQAVLDGFPVVLVDRYLRGIPAPSVATDNVSAAAALTRFLLDLGHRGVAFVSPPIENTSSLEDRFAGYRAALEAAGLPARPELALHALESSLPLHLRPENVRIDVARLEAFIAAASGVTAFLVAEYTLALAVTHTLRALGRRVPEEVSVACFDSPADPLDGPLFTHVRQDQEAMGRRAVDLAVTRLEGQEVPLRNPVAFEIVPGRSTAPPPRKEPSP; this is encoded by the coding sequence ATGACGGGCCTGCTCTACGCCAACGTGATGGCCGAACTCCTGGAGGACGTGCGCCGGGGGCAGTTGCGCGCGGGGAGCCGGGTGCCGGGCGAACTCGAACTCGCGCGGCGCTTCTCGGTGAGCCGCATCACGACCCGGCGGGCCCTGGACCTGCTCGCCCGGGCGGGGATCGTGGAGCGGGCGCGGGGGAGGGGCACCTTCGTCAGCGCGACCCTGCCCGACCTCGACCGGGTGCGGGCCGACCTGGGGCTCGCCGCGCCGGGCAGCGTGGTGGGGGCGTCCACCCTGGGGCTGCTGCTCCCCGACTTCGCGGAGGCGTACGGCCTGGACCTCGTGCGCGGGGTGGAGGCGGCCTGCACCTCGCGCGGGCACAGCCTGCTGCTGCGCCGCACGTACGGCGAGCGCGGGGCGGAGGAGGCGGGCGTTTCCGCCCTGATGCGGGCGGGCGCGCAGGCCCTGATCGTCTTCCCGGTCCACGGCGAACACTACAACCCCGTGCTGCTTCAGGCGGTGCTGGACGGCTTTCCCGTCGTCCTGGTGGACCGTTACCTGCGCGGCATCCCCGCCCCCAGCGTGGCGACCGACAACGTGAGCGCGGCGGCGGCGCTGACCCGCTTCCTGCTCGACCTCGGCCACCGCGGGGTCGCCTTCGTCTCCCCGCCCATCGAGAACACCTCCTCGCTGGAGGACCGCTTCGCGGGCTACCGCGCGGCGCTGGAGGCGGCGGGGCTCCCTGCGCGCCCCGAACTCGCCCTGCACGCGCTGGAGAGCAGCCTGCCCCTGCACCTGCGCCCCGAGAACGTGCGGATTGACGTGGCCCGGCTGGAGGCCTTTATCGCGGCGGCCTCGGGCGTCACCGCGTTCCTGGTGGCCGAGTACACCCTGGCGCTCGCGGTGACCCACACCCTGCGGGCCCTCGGCCGCCGCGTCCCCGAGGAGGTCAGCGTCGCCTGTTTCGACTCGCCCGCCGACCCGCTGGACGGCCCGCTCTTCACCCACGTCCGCCAGGACCAGGAGGCGATGGGGCGCCGGGCGGTGGACCTCGCCGTGACGCGGCTGGAGGGGCAGGAGGTCCCGCTGCGCAACCCCGTGGCCTTTGAGATCGTGCCGGGCCGCTCGACCGCCCCCCCTCCCAGGAAGGAGCCGTCCCCGTGA
- a CDS encoding glycoside hydrolase family 76 protein, giving the protein MTRWTDAAREAQAALNTHFWDGEAALYRVCLPPRLVRPEDPFHYWWQAHALDTLVDAYERDGNPAHLTRAAELVEGVRRGNHGSLHNDYYDDMLWMALALLRLHGATSNTRFLDDSLSLWDDIRGGWNGHEGGGVAWRKTQLDYKNTPANAPAVILGARLYERLGEREHLDFALAVLRWLEAHLIDPGAGEVWDGVGREEPGRIDRDWAFTYNEGTVIGAGVAVWRVTGDGAALDLARRTAMAAMRRYGPVLPAEGTGDGGLFKGILVRSLGLLAREDAGSAGEVGAFLSENAGVAARHVSPLYRLNGPDWAETPTLPLDLSAALSGVMLLESVAAKRASSRVGT; this is encoded by the coding sequence GTGACCCGCTGGACGGACGCCGCCCGGGAGGCGCAGGCGGCCCTGAACACCCACTTCTGGGACGGGGAGGCCGCGCTCTACCGGGTCTGCCTGCCCCCCCGCCTGGTGCGCCCCGAGGACCCCTTTCACTACTGGTGGCAGGCGCACGCGCTCGACACGCTGGTGGACGCCTACGAGCGGGACGGCAACCCGGCACATCTCACCCGGGCTGCCGAGTTGGTCGAGGGGGTGCGGCGGGGCAACCACGGGAGCCTGCACAACGACTATTACGACGACATGCTGTGGATGGCGCTCGCGCTGCTGCGGCTGCACGGGGCGACCTCCAACACGCGCTTTCTGGACGACAGCCTCTCCCTCTGGGACGACATTCGCGGCGGCTGGAACGGGCACGAGGGCGGGGGCGTCGCGTGGCGCAAGACGCAACTCGACTACAAGAACACGCCCGCCAACGCCCCTGCGGTGATCCTGGGGGCGCGGCTGTACGAGCGGCTGGGCGAGCGCGAACACCTCGACTTCGCCCTCGCGGTCCTGCGCTGGCTGGAGGCACACCTCATCGACCCCGGGGCGGGTGAGGTCTGGGACGGCGTGGGCCGCGAGGAGCCGGGCCGCATCGACCGCGACTGGGCCTTCACCTACAACGAGGGCACGGTGATCGGCGCGGGCGTGGCAGTGTGGCGGGTCACTGGAGACGGCGCGGCCCTCGACCTCGCGCGGCGGACGGCGATGGCGGCGATGAGAAGATACGGCCCGGTCCTTCCCGCCGAGGGCACCGGGGACGGCGGCCTCTTCAAGGGCATCCTCGTCCGCTCCCTCGGCCTGCTCGCCCGGGAGGATGCGGGGAGTGCGGGGGAAGTGGGGGCGTTCCTGTCGGAGAACGCGGGCGTGGCCGCGCGCCATGTCTCACCCCTCTACAGGCTGAACGGCCCCGACTGGGCCGAGACGCCGACCCTCCCCCTGGACCTCAGCGCGGCGCTGAGCGGCGTGATGCTGCTGGAGAGCGTGGCGGCCAAGCGGGCGTCCTCGCGGGTTGGGACGTAG
- a CDS encoding glycoside hydrolase family 76 protein → MSRLPLLLLLAALSLGAARAFTPTPSDPRAMMQAFVRAYWDPEKGYFYTYSDRRTHPEHGVGPVGGLYSDFWWEAQLFDLVMDAYGATGDAGYKTMIGDVWDGFTNEFPTFPNDYNDDLGWWAQAAIRAYGLTGERRYLDTSGELADRIWEDWDDRYGGGLWWRRSVRDQKNVATNAPYVNTSVRLYQATGDAKYLDRAKAAYAWVKSRLVDGPRVYDHVEGEGNGTVITWDFTYNFGNFVLAALALRDATGDDAYLRDAKTAMDWALGNLTQNGIFLDEGANDGGGFKGVTVRALKRLAGEPGGGVYLAALRDQGASAWNARRADGLVGTAWDAVPSADPIQSLTAGSAVAAVLNAGAQPARIPWKDGRYEAENAQKLGVDAASRAPGYSGRGYVNNFRSFGQGVAFDVNAPRAGTYRVTLRYGAGGGNASRQLVLNGAGRLVNFPATPNWNAWGTVSTSVTLPQGPSRLTVFFGPESYGWLNLDSLTLEAPP, encoded by the coding sequence ATGTCCAGACTCCCCCTCCTCCTCCTGCTGGCCGCCCTGAGTCTCGGGGCGGCCCGGGCCTTCACCCCCACCCCCTCCGACCCGCGGGCGATGATGCAGGCCTTTGTCCGCGCCTACTGGGACCCGGAGAAGGGCTACTTCTACACCTATTCCGACCGGAGGACCCACCCGGAACACGGCGTGGGGCCCGTCGGCGGCCTGTACTCCGACTTCTGGTGGGAGGCGCAGCTCTTCGACCTCGTGATGGACGCCTACGGGGCGACCGGGGACGCGGGTTACAAGACCATGATCGGGGACGTGTGGGACGGCTTCACGAATGAGTTCCCCACCTTTCCGAACGACTACAACGACGACCTGGGCTGGTGGGCGCAGGCGGCGATCCGCGCCTACGGCCTGACCGGCGAGCGGCGGTACCTCGACACCTCCGGCGAACTCGCCGACCGCATCTGGGAGGACTGGGACGACCGCTACGGCGGGGGCCTGTGGTGGAGGCGCTCGGTGCGCGACCAGAAGAACGTCGCCACGAACGCCCCTTATGTCAACACGAGCGTGCGGCTGTACCAGGCGACCGGCGACGCGAAGTACCTCGACCGCGCCAAGGCCGCCTACGCCTGGGTCAAATCCCGCCTCGTGGACGGCCCGCGCGTGTACGACCACGTCGAGGGCGAGGGGAACGGCACCGTCATCACCTGGGACTTCACGTACAACTTCGGCAACTTCGTCCTCGCCGCGCTGGCCCTGCGGGACGCGACGGGCGACGACGCCTATCTGAGGGACGCGAAGACGGCGATGGACTGGGCGCTGGGGAACCTCACCCAGAACGGGATTTTTCTGGACGAGGGCGCGAACGACGGCGGCGGCTTCAAGGGCGTGACGGTGCGCGCGCTGAAACGGCTCGCCGGGGAGCCGGGCGGCGGGGTGTACCTCGCGGCGCTGCGGGACCAGGGGGCGAGCGCCTGGAACGCCAGGCGGGCGGACGGGCTCGTCGGGACTGCGTGGGATGCCGTTCCCTCCGCCGACCCCATCCAGAGCCTCACCGCCGGGTCCGCCGTCGCCGCCGTGCTGAACGCGGGCGCCCAACCCGCCCGCATCCCCTGGAAGGACGGGCGCTACGAGGCCGAGAACGCGCAGAAACTCGGGGTGGATGCGGCGAGCCGGGCGCCGGGCTACTCGGGGCGCGGGTACGTCAACAACTTCCGCTCGTTCGGGCAGGGGGTGGCCTTCGACGTGAACGCCCCGCGGGCGGGCACCTACCGGGTCACCCTGCGGTACGGGGCGGGCGGCGGAAACGCCTCGCGGCAACTCGTCCTCAACGGCGCGGGGCGGCTGGTGAACTTCCCCGCCACGCCGAACTGGAACGCCTGGGGCACGGTGAGCACGAGCGTCACCCTGCCGCAGGGGCCGTCGCGGCTCACCGTCTTCTTCGGGCCCGAGAGCTACGGCTGGCTCAACCTCGACTCGCTCACCCTGGAGGCCCCGCCGTGA